In Trueperaceae bacterium, one DNA window encodes the following:
- a CDS encoding iron ABC transporter permease: protein MRTPGGGARRWAVRGGSLAALAGVLVAAVGVGSVPVAPGDVLDALLRGVAGRSEGTRDVIVWQVRAPRVALAAVVGAALALAGTAYQAVFRNPLADPYLLGAASGAGFGAAVAMVYGGTVGVAGLAALGVPGAAFVVAFATVVTAVLLARQGGRLPIVSLVLAGVVLGSSLSAATSFVMLTDRERTAGVLAWLLGSFSFAEWRDVAVVGVLLAVAAPAGFAARRAFDLLLLGEASARRLGLPVTAFVWAVVGVATWLTSAAVAVAGVIGFVGLVVPHAVRLAVGPEHRDLVPLSLAWGAAFLVLADLVARTVLAPVEVPVGIVTALVGGPFFLVLLRRGRPA from the coding sequence GTGCGCACCCCCGGCGGCGGCGCCCGCCGTTGGGCGGTGCGGGGCGGCTCGCTGGCGGCGCTCGCCGGCGTGCTCGTCGCCGCCGTCGGCGTCGGGTCGGTGCCCGTCGCGCCCGGGGACGTGCTCGACGCCCTCCTCCGGGGCGTGGCGGGACGGAGCGAAGGGACCCGCGACGTGATCGTGTGGCAGGTCCGCGCGCCGCGGGTCGCCCTCGCCGCCGTCGTCGGGGCCGCACTCGCGCTGGCCGGCACCGCCTACCAGGCGGTGTTCCGCAACCCGTTGGCGGACCCCTACCTGCTCGGGGCGGCGTCCGGCGCGGGGTTCGGGGCGGCGGTCGCGATGGTGTACGGCGGGACCGTGGGCGTCGCCGGCCTCGCGGCGCTCGGCGTGCCGGGCGCGGCGTTCGTCGTCGCGTTCGCGACGGTCGTGACCGCCGTCCTGCTGGCCCGCCAGGGGGGCCGCCTCCCGATCGTGTCGCTCGTGTTGGCGGGCGTCGTGTTGGGTTCGAGCCTGTCGGCCGCCACGAGTTTCGTGATGCTCACCGACCGCGAGCGGACCGCCGGCGTCCTCGCCTGGCTGCTCGGGAGCTTTTCGTTCGCGGAGTGGCGCGACGTCGCCGTCGTCGGGGTCCTGCTCGCCGTCGCGGCGCCGGCCGGCTTCGCGGCCCGTCGCGCCTTCGACCTGTTGTTGCTGGGCGAGGCGTCGGCGCGACGCTTGGGGTTGCCGGTGACGGCGTTCGTGTGGGCGGTCGTGGGGGTCGCGACGTGGCTGACGTCCGCCGCGGTCGCCGTGGCCGGCGTCATCGGGTTCGTGGGGTTGGTCGTACCGCACGCCGTGCGCCTCGCGGTCGGGCCGGAGCACCGCGACCTCGTGCCGCTGTCGTTGGCGTGGGGCGCGGCGTTCCTCGTGCTGGCCGACCTGGTGGCGCGCACGGTGCTCGCACCCGTCGAGGTGCCGGTCGGGATCGTCACGGCGCTGGTCGGTGGGCCGTTCTTCCTCGTGCTGCTGCGCCGCGGACGGCCGGCGTGA